One window of Brevibacterium pigmentatum genomic DNA carries:
- a CDS encoding inorganic phosphate transporter, protein MEIIFVVVLVIALALFFDFTNGFHDTANAMATPIATGAIKPKAAVTLAAILNLVGAFLSTEVAKTISGGIIKEGGGGVQISPSFILAGLIGAIIWNMATWRFGLPSSSSHALFGGLIGAAIVGAGFSSVDYGVFLSKVVIPALAAPLIAGFSAYLCTRIAYAITRRNEEGKTARRAPFKYGQIFSSSLVALAHGTNDAQKTMGVITLVLVSANLQEHGTGPHLWVITACALAIALGTYVGGWRIIDTLGTKLTTVKPAQGLSAETSTAAAILASSHLGFALSTTQVASGSVLGSGLGRKGADVQWSTAGRIASGWLLTIPAAAIVGGVAAGIAHLGTVGVVVDTIVAVTVVLWIYLSSRRVEETDISNFDTVGEAVNIRGRKRKLRKDRNRKRAQEKREARYEAWAEKQAAKEKRRAHRDTKKNEAVPADAGSASNTGADAGRSDASDRGDAK, encoded by the coding sequence GTGGAAATCATCTTCGTCGTCGTGCTCGTCATCGCACTGGCACTGTTCTTCGACTTCACCAATGGCTTTCACGATACGGCCAATGCCATGGCCACCCCGATCGCGACCGGAGCCATCAAACCGAAGGCCGCGGTCACGCTCGCTGCGATCCTCAACCTCGTCGGCGCCTTCCTCTCCACCGAGGTGGCCAAGACCATTTCGGGCGGCATCATCAAAGAAGGCGGCGGGGGAGTCCAGATCAGCCCCTCGTTCATCCTCGCCGGCCTCATCGGCGCCATCATCTGGAACATGGCGACGTGGCGCTTCGGCCTTCCGTCGTCCTCGTCCCACGCACTCTTCGGCGGCCTCATCGGCGCGGCCATCGTCGGTGCCGGGTTCAGCTCCGTCGACTACGGAGTGTTCCTGTCCAAGGTCGTCATCCCGGCCCTGGCGGCTCCGCTCATCGCCGGCTTCAGCGCCTATCTGTGCACTCGCATCGCCTACGCGATCACCCGCCGCAACGAAGAGGGCAAGACCGCTCGCCGTGCGCCGTTCAAGTACGGACAGATCTTCTCGTCCTCGCTGGTGGCGCTCGCCCACGGTACGAACGACGCACAGAAGACGATGGGCGTCATCACCCTCGTCCTCGTCTCCGCGAACCTGCAGGAGCACGGCACCGGCCCGCACCTCTGGGTGATCACCGCATGTGCTCTGGCCATCGCGCTGGGCACCTACGTCGGCGGTTGGCGCATCATCGACACCCTCGGCACGAAGCTGACGACGGTCAAGCCCGCACAGGGCCTGTCGGCTGAGACCTCGACGGCGGCGGCCATCCTCGCCTCCTCGCACCTCGGCTTCGCTCTGTCGACGACGCAAGTCGCCTCCGGTTCCGTGCTCGGTTCGGGACTTGGCCGCAAGGGCGCCGACGTCCAGTGGTCGACGGCCGGACGGATCGCCTCCGGCTGGCTGCTGACGATTCCGGCCGCCGCGATCGTCGGCGGTGTCGCCGCCGGAATCGCTCACCTGGGAACGGTCGGCGTCGTCGTCGACACGATCGTCGCCGTCACCGTGGTGCTGTGGATCTATCTCAGCTCCCGCCGGGTCGAGGAGACGGACATCTCGAACTTCGACACCGTCGGCGAAGCCGTCAACATCCGCGGCCGCAAGCGCAAGCTGCGCAAGGACCGCAACCGCAAACGCGCTCAGGAGAAGCGGGAAGCCCGCTACGAAGCCTGGGCCGAGAAACAGGCGGCGAAAGAGAAGCGCCGTGCTCACCGCGACACCAAGAAGAACGAGGCCGTGCCTGCCGATGCGGGGAGTGCCTCGAACACCGGAGCCGATGCGGGCCGTTCAGATGCGAGCGATAGGGGAGACGCGAAATGA
- a CDS encoding aspartate aminotransferase family protein codes for MTTTADSPLTESPLGADRTGADRIGPDLIEAGRRAHELDRAHVFHSWQAQGPFDPMTIVDAAGPYVWDGEGRKLLDMSSQLVNTNIGHQHPAVVAAIQEQAGKLCTIAPQHVNDARSEAARLIAERTPGDLDHVFFTNGGADANEHAIRMARLHTGRTKVLSAYRSYHGGTQLAVNVTGDPRRFANDYSAEGIVHFMPAYPYRSYFNSTSEADETQRALAHLEDMIILEGPGNIAALILETVPGTAGIYAPPAGYLAGVRELTAKYGIVFIADEVMAGFGRTGRWFALDHWDVTPDLITFAKGVNSGYVPLGGVAISEAIFETFRDRAYPGGLTYSGHPLACAAAVATITAMEDEGMIANADRLGEDIIGPALREIAECHPSVGDVRGLGCFWAVELVKDRTTKKPLAAYGGSSPEMNEIIAALKAEGVLPFANFNRIHVVPPLNTPDEDVRFGLAALGRALEVADRYVAE; via the coding sequence ATGACCACCACCGCGGATTCCCCGCTCACCGAATCGCCCCTCGGCGCTGATCGCACGGGTGCCGATCGGATCGGCCCCGACCTCATCGAGGCCGGGCGCCGCGCCCACGAACTCGATCGCGCCCACGTCTTCCACTCCTGGCAGGCACAGGGACCGTTCGACCCGATGACGATCGTCGACGCCGCCGGACCCTACGTCTGGGACGGTGAGGGCCGAAAGCTGCTCGACATGTCATCGCAGCTGGTCAACACGAATATCGGCCACCAGCACCCTGCCGTCGTTGCCGCCATCCAAGAGCAGGCCGGCAAGCTGTGCACGATCGCGCCGCAGCACGTCAACGATGCCCGCTCCGAGGCGGCACGACTCATCGCCGAACGCACCCCGGGCGACCTCGACCACGTGTTCTTCACGAACGGGGGCGCCGACGCGAATGAGCACGCGATCCGGATGGCCCGGCTGCACACCGGCCGAACGAAGGTGCTCTCGGCCTATCGCAGCTACCACGGCGGCACGCAGTTGGCCGTCAATGTCACCGGCGACCCACGCAGATTCGCCAATGACTACTCCGCCGAAGGCATCGTCCACTTCATGCCCGCCTACCCGTATCGGTCGTACTTCAACTCGACGTCCGAGGCCGATGAGACCCAGCGGGCACTGGCCCACCTCGAGGACATGATCATCCTCGAAGGACCCGGAAACATCGCAGCCCTCATCCTGGAAACCGTGCCGGGCACCGCAGGGATCTACGCGCCGCCGGCCGGCTACCTCGCCGGCGTGCGCGAGCTGACGGCGAAGTACGGGATCGTCTTCATCGCCGACGAGGTGATGGCCGGATTCGGTCGCACCGGTCGCTGGTTCGCCCTCGACCACTGGGACGTCACCCCGGACCTCATCACCTTCGCCAAGGGTGTGAACTCCGGGTACGTCCCGCTCGGCGGGGTCGCCATCTCCGAGGCGATCTTCGAGACCTTCCGCGACCGGGCCTACCCGGGCGGACTGACCTACTCGGGACACCCGCTCGCCTGCGCGGCAGCGGTCGCGACGATCACCGCGATGGAGGACGAGGGGATGATCGCCAATGCGGACCGCCTCGGCGAGGACATCATCGGTCCGGCCCTGCGGGAGATCGCTGAGTGTCACCCCTCGGTCGGGGACGTGCGCGGACTGGGCTGCTTCTGGGCGGTCGAACTCGTGAAGGATCGGACGACGAAAAAGCCGCTGGCGGCCTACGGCGGCAGCTCCCCGGAGATGAACGAGATCATCGCCGCGCTCAAGGCCGAAGGCGTGCTGCCGTTCGCGAACTTCAACCGAATCCACGTCGTGCCGCCGCTCAACACCCCGGATGAGGACGTCAGGTTCGGGCTCGCCGCCCTGGGCCGGGCACTCGAAGTCGCGGATCGGTACGTCGCGGAGTAG
- a CDS encoding PucR family transcriptional regulator, whose amino-acid sequence MDTAMDSDGPSLSIAGLLEFEEISVAGPQVIAGDARLDRAIRWVHIADSEHVELFLEGGELVLTTATAFRHRPEAMSEFLDQLERAAAAGTIIELVDEDSAFDEAASAIVREAASARDLPVVVLPHRVKFVKITEFAHRRLLAQQISQLEHAREIHETYTQLSLYRAGAQTIVDRTAELLGTPVILEDVAHRVLAHAGRGSATLAQKWAGLVTGASTEPGVEAAADWRQTPVGMRARRWGRLVVPRPAESTAALDQIIERAGEALTLTRMADRDEQDLLLQAQSGLIREITGSEGLDERSALERARSLGFTPADGVELTPVVVRIDRESDTDPTRVQLQERGLTQEIASAASRLNLCLLMTSLQSGVFGFVLGPGRGRNRRSQPSPRGTAEADDRLNRLLAELEGLAASWVVGVGRGSTSLLRAVAGLEAASHVAEVASTLDVRERAFYRSSDVRIRGLLSLLAEDSRLRAFAEGELGPLLGEPTRDDRRGDDVLPSTAYAADDGLLDFLELYLSHGGNKSAMARAGHLSRPALYSRISRLQDRLGVSLDDAESRTALHVALLWWRMYG is encoded by the coding sequence ATGGATACTGCGATGGATTCGGATGGGCCGTCTCTGAGCATCGCCGGTCTGCTCGAGTTCGAGGAGATCAGCGTCGCCGGCCCGCAGGTGATCGCCGGCGACGCACGTCTCGATCGGGCGATCCGCTGGGTCCACATCGCCGATTCCGAACACGTCGAACTGTTCCTCGAAGGCGGGGAGCTCGTGCTCACCACGGCCACGGCCTTTCGCCACCGCCCCGAGGCGATGTCCGAGTTCCTCGACCAGCTCGAGCGGGCGGCAGCGGCGGGCACGATCATCGAACTCGTCGACGAGGACTCGGCCTTCGACGAGGCGGCGAGCGCGATCGTGCGGGAGGCCGCCTCGGCGAGGGATCTGCCCGTCGTGGTGCTCCCGCACCGGGTCAAGTTCGTGAAGATCACGGAGTTCGCCCATCGACGTCTCCTCGCGCAGCAGATCTCGCAGCTCGAGCATGCTCGGGAGATCCACGAGACCTACACGCAGCTGAGCCTGTATCGGGCCGGAGCGCAGACGATCGTCGACCGCACGGCCGAGCTGCTGGGGACTCCGGTGATACTCGAGGACGTCGCCCACCGGGTGCTCGCTCATGCGGGGCGAGGGTCGGCGACGCTGGCACAGAAGTGGGCGGGCCTCGTCACCGGGGCGAGCACCGAGCCCGGGGTGGAGGCCGCGGCGGATTGGCGGCAGACGCCGGTCGGGATGCGGGCACGCCGGTGGGGGCGGCTCGTCGTGCCCCGGCCGGCCGAGTCGACGGCGGCCCTCGATCAGATCATCGAACGGGCCGGAGAGGCACTGACGCTGACCCGCATGGCCGATCGGGACGAACAGGATCTGCTGCTGCAGGCCCAAAGCGGGCTGATCCGCGAGATCACGGGCTCGGAGGGTCTCGACGAACGGTCGGCGCTGGAGCGCGCTCGTTCCCTGGGTTTCACTCCCGCCGACGGCGTCGAACTCACCCCGGTCGTCGTCCGCATCGACCGGGAGTCCGACACCGATCCGACTCGGGTGCAGCTGCAGGAGCGCGGCCTGACGCAGGAGATCGCCTCTGCCGCCTCGCGCCTCAATCTGTGTCTGCTCATGACGAGCCTGCAGTCGGGTGTTTTCGGGTTCGTTCTGGGGCCCGGTCGCGGCAGAAACCGACGATCGCAGCCGAGTCCGCGCGGTACTGCGGAGGCCGACGACCGCCTCAACCGCCTTCTCGCCGAGCTCGAGGGGCTTGCTGCGAGCTGGGTGGTCGGGGTCGGCCGAGGCAGCACTTCTCTGCTTCGCGCTGTCGCCGGTCTCGAAGCGGCTTCTCACGTCGCCGAGGTCGCGTCGACGCTCGATGTGCGTGAGCGTGCGTTCTACCGCTCCTCGGACGTGCGCATCCGCGGGCTGCTGTCTCTGCTGGCCGAGGACTCGCGGCTGCGCGCCTTCGCCGAGGGAGAGCTGGGGCCGCTGCTCGGCGAACCGACGCGCGATGACCGGCGGGGAGACGACGTTCTGCCGTCGACCGCGTACGCCGCAGACGACGGACTGCTCGACTTCCTCGAGCTCTATCTCTCCCATGGCGGCAACAAGTCCGCGATGGCGCGGGCCGGGCACCTGTCCCGACCCGCGCTCTACTCACGGATCAGTCGTTTGCAAGACCGCCTCGGCGTCTCACTCGACGATGCGGAGTCACGCACGGCACTGCACGTGGCGCTGCTGTGGTGGCGGATGTACGGCTGA
- a CDS encoding Ldh family oxidoreductase, with translation MTNEPDRISFDDLVSAIEAKLTAAGASSAVAQVLATNCATCERDGTLSHGVFRVAGYLDSLTRGWADGTAETSIDVVGSSYIRIDGHNGFAQPALAEAGPTIDQALDDTGVAVIALRNTHHFSALWPDLEAFARDGRVAMGMIASGKLAVVPEGATRPVFSTNPFGFATPVAGADPIVFDFSTSSMSHGDLQLLRAEGQDVPVGAGVDSTGADTTDPNAILDGGGIRPIGGHKGALLSFMIETLAAGLTGGAFTYEIDAEAPEGAHTFRTGQLFIVIDPERGGNDAFLSRVREFVDMLRDAGMDRQPGDRRYANRAEAAERGIPITETIRSLFD, from the coding sequence ATGACGAACGAACCCGACCGCATCTCTTTCGATGATCTTGTCTCGGCGATCGAAGCCAAGCTCACCGCCGCAGGAGCGTCCTCGGCGGTTGCGCAAGTGCTGGCGACCAACTGTGCCACTTGTGAGCGCGACGGCACTCTCAGCCACGGAGTCTTTCGCGTGGCCGGATACCTCGATTCGCTGACCCGGGGTTGGGCAGATGGGACAGCAGAAACGAGCATCGACGTCGTCGGCTCTTCCTATATCCGCATCGACGGTCACAACGGTTTCGCCCAACCCGCACTCGCCGAGGCGGGGCCGACGATCGACCAAGCGCTCGACGACACCGGTGTAGCCGTCATCGCCCTGCGCAACACCCACCACTTCAGCGCCCTGTGGCCCGACCTCGAGGCCTTTGCGCGCGACGGTCGGGTGGCGATGGGGATGATTGCCAGCGGTAAGCTCGCCGTCGTCCCCGAGGGAGCCACCCGTCCGGTCTTCAGTACCAATCCGTTCGGCTTCGCCACGCCCGTGGCTGGCGCGGACCCGATCGTCTTCGACTTCTCCACGTCGTCGATGTCCCATGGGGACCTGCAGCTGCTGCGGGCAGAAGGTCAGGACGTTCCGGTCGGGGCCGGGGTCGACTCGACCGGCGCGGACACCACGGATCCGAACGCCATACTCGACGGCGGCGGCATCCGCCCCATCGGCGGGCACAAGGGTGCGCTGCTGTCGTTCATGATCGAAACGCTCGCGGCAGGGCTGACCGGCGGCGCCTTCACCTACGAGATCGACGCCGAAGCTCCCGAGGGCGCCCACACCTTCCGGACCGGTCAGCTCTTCATCGTCATCGACCCCGAACGCGGCGGCAACGATGCCTTTCTGAGCCGCGTCCGCGAATTCGTCGACATGCTCCGCGACGCAGGCATGGATCGTCAGCCCGGTGATCGTCGCTATGCCAATCGCGCCGAGGCGGCCGAACGCGGAATCCCCATCACCGAGACGATTCGCTCCCTGTTCGACTGA